The following are from one region of the Rhodanobacter sp. LX-99 genome:
- a CDS encoding APC family permease: protein MSQASQIRRDVGPFALMLTGLGSIIGSGWLFGAWRAAQIAGPGAIWAWVIGAAIIMTVALTYAELGAMFPESGGMVRYGHYSHGSLVGFIAAWANWIAIVSVISVEAEASAQYMSSWKWQWAKDLYHQMPGGHGELSTNGLLIAAALVVMYFLFNFWSVKLFARSNTAITLFKLIIPALTAVLLIASGFHAENFSVGIHGELHKTDFPSILTAVAIAGIVFSFNGFQSPVNLAGEARNPGKSIPFAIVCSILLATVVYVLLQVAFIGAVPREMLANVGWHGIDFSSPFADLAIILGLQWLATLLFIDAVISPSGTGMTYTATTARMLYGMERNGTLPKILGRVHPKWGIPRPAMWVNLAVSFMFLFFFRGWGSLAAVISVATIISYLTGPVSVMTLRRTAPGLHRPLRLGGLSVLAGIAFIMSTELLYWAKWPLTGEIILLMVVALPVYFYYQAKSGWHDFGRQMKGAWWLVFYLPTLALVSWAGSTIFGGKGYLSYGMDLAVVAVIGLVFYLWGVKSGWRTPSVEAAELEARVDPNAPLVPPDEETAERITGH, encoded by the coding sequence ATGTCCCAAGCCAGCCAGATTCGCCGCGACGTCGGCCCGTTCGCCCTGATGCTTACCGGCCTGGGTTCGATCATCGGTTCGGGCTGGCTGTTCGGCGCGTGGCGCGCGGCGCAGATCGCCGGCCCGGGGGCCATCTGGGCCTGGGTGATCGGTGCGGCGATCATCATGACGGTGGCGCTGACCTACGCCGAACTGGGGGCGATGTTTCCCGAATCCGGCGGCATGGTGCGTTACGGCCACTACTCGCACGGCTCGCTGGTCGGTTTCATCGCGGCGTGGGCGAACTGGATCGCGATCGTCTCGGTGATCTCGGTGGAAGCCGAGGCTTCGGCGCAATACATGTCGTCGTGGAAGTGGCAGTGGGCGAAGGACCTTTATCACCAGATGCCCGGGGGGCACGGCGAGCTGAGCACCAACGGCCTGCTGATCGCCGCGGCGCTGGTGGTGATGTATTTCCTGTTCAACTTCTGGAGCGTCAAGCTGTTCGCGCGCTCGAACACCGCGATCACCCTGTTCAAGCTGATCATCCCCGCGCTCACCGCGGTGCTGCTGATCGCCAGCGGTTTCCATGCCGAGAATTTCAGCGTCGGCATCCACGGCGAGCTGCACAAGACCGACTTCCCCTCGATCCTCACGGCCGTCGCGATCGCCGGCATCGTGTTCAGCTTCAACGGATTCCAGAGCCCGGTGAACCTGGCCGGCGAAGCGCGCAACCCGGGCAAGAGCATACCGTTCGCGATCGTCTGCTCGATCTTGCTGGCCACGGTGGTCTACGTGTTGCTGCAGGTGGCGTTCATTGGCGCGGTACCGCGGGAAATGCTGGCCAACGTCGGCTGGCACGGGATCGATTTCAGCTCGCCGTTCGCCGACCTGGCGATCATCCTGGGCCTGCAGTGGCTGGCCACGCTGCTGTTCATCGATGCGGTGATCAGCCCCAGCGGCACCGGCATGACCTACACCGCCACCACCGCGCGGATGCTCTACGGCATGGAGCGCAACGGCACGCTGCCGAAGATCCTCGGCCGCGTGCACCCGAAGTGGGGCATTCCGCGCCCGGCGATGTGGGTGAATCTGGCGGTGTCGTTCATGTTCCTGTTCTTCTTCCGCGGCTGGGGTTCGCTGGCGGCGGTGATCTCGGTCGCCACGATCATTTCCTACCTCACCGGCCCGGTCAGCGTGATGACGCTGCGTCGCACCGCACCGGGGCTGCACCGTCCGCTGCGGCTGGGCGGCCTGTCGGTGCTGGCCGGGATCGCCTTCATCATGTCCACCGAATTGCTGTACTGGGCCAAGTGGCCGCTGACCGGCGAAATCATCCTGCTGATGGTGGTCGCGTTGCCGGTGTATTTTTACTACCAGGCCAAGTCCGGCTGGCACGATTTCGGGCGGCAGATGAAGGGTGCCTGGTGGCTGGTGTTCTACCTGCCCACGCTGGCCCTGGTCTCCTGGGCCGGCAGCACTATCTTCGGTGGCAAGGGTTACCTGTCCTACGGCATGGATCTGGCCGTGGTCGCCGTGATCGGCCTGGTGTTCTACCTGTGGGGCGTGAAGTCCGGCTGGCGCACGCCGTCGGTGGAAGCGGCGGAACTGGAGGCGAGGGTCGACCCGAATGCGCCGCTGGTACCGCCGGATGAAGAGACCGCGGAGCGCATCACCGGGCACTGA
- a CDS encoding helix-turn-helix transcriptional regulator, translating to MSASLADRQALLAQLQAELLDGRTGIGAAVRRLRTELTGLRQEQFARMCRISLNTLQQLEHDQGNPTVRTLNAVFAPFGMRVGIVSRTPPAGTDTKS from the coding sequence ATGAGCGCCTCCCTCGCCGATCGCCAGGCGCTGCTGGCCCAATTGCAGGCGGAACTGCTGGACGGCCGTACCGGCATCGGCGCGGCCGTGCGCCGGCTGCGCACCGAACTGACCGGCCTGCGTCAGGAGCAGTTCGCCCGCATGTGCCGGATCTCGCTCAACACCTTGCAGCAGCTCGAGCACGACCAGGGCAATCCAACCGTGCGTACGCTCAACGCGGTGTTCGCGCCGTTCGGCATGCGCGTGGGCATCGTGTCGCGCACGCCGCCGGCCGGCACCGACACGAAATCCTGA
- a CDS encoding DUF3574 domain-containing protein — protein sequence MNARPLATLACLLALLAGCTAPGAVRHGGATHPAQAQGWVDTRLYFGLGPADQPQQGISEKAWREFLDREVTPRFPDGLSVLDAYGQWQGAQSASPERLRSKLLVIDHADTAANRAKVEAIRTAWKRRTGDQSVLRVTQPADVSF from the coding sequence ATGAATGCCCGCCCGCTGGCCACGCTGGCATGCCTGCTCGCCCTGCTTGCCGGTTGCACGGCGCCGGGCGCGGTGCGGCACGGCGGCGCGACGCATCCGGCACAGGCGCAGGGCTGGGTCGACACCCGGCTGTACTTCGGCCTGGGCCCGGCCGACCAGCCGCAGCAGGGCATCAGCGAGAAGGCCTGGCGGGAGTTCCTCGACCGCGAGGTGACGCCGCGCTTCCCCGACGGCCTCAGCGTGCTCGACGCCTACGGCCAGTGGCAGGGCGCGCAGTCGGCGAGTCCCGAGCGGCTGCGCTCGAAGCTGCTGGTGATCGACCATGCGGACACGGCAGCGAACCGCGCCAAGGTCGAGGCGATCCGCACGGCATGGAAGCGGCGCACCGGCGATCAGTCGGTGCTGCGCGTGACCCAGCCGGCGGACGTGTCATTCTGA
- a CDS encoding HipA domain-containing protein has product MNPLTVQLHLDGQWHDAMELVFLRPADGHASPCTLGYLDAYVVAHMERLGATTAAAASATLPLDWTIRTEPQWPAFLFDIEPSGAARRFLLQRLALPVRADDAATDLQLLAQCTPAPVGHLRIKSAFEALAGPSVGFPMAEVVARDARFLEYAYEQGAAIGGATGAGGEAPKLLLSEDADGLLHPDATLDDARARRHWFVKFPRGSGGPIDQAILRAEYCYYRALAKLGITAVGGDAMRLQEAARPSLWLPRFDRAITAGAVRRTAVESVYALAGVTRPGSYMTHPQAVAALAAAWTAAGQAGDVPALLREYLRRDLLNLVLGNSDNHGRNTAVLRHADRLELAPVYDLAPMVMDEEGISRTTKWPAPAEVAGDVDWRAACATLRPWGDPQRLYDGLREDAETLRALPDLLRDLGLPQAVFEHPRIALGGLDARLRRWELLV; this is encoded by the coding sequence GTGAACCCTCTCACCGTGCAGCTTCACCTGGACGGCCAATGGCACGACGCCATGGAGCTGGTGTTCCTGCGCCCGGCCGACGGCCACGCCAGCCCCTGCACGCTGGGCTACCTGGATGCCTACGTCGTGGCGCACATGGAGCGGCTCGGCGCGACCACCGCGGCAGCCGCCAGCGCGACGCTGCCGCTGGACTGGACCATCCGCACCGAGCCGCAGTGGCCGGCGTTCCTGTTCGACATCGAGCCGAGCGGCGCGGCGCGGCGTTTCCTGCTGCAGCGCCTGGCCCTGCCGGTGCGGGCCGACGACGCCGCCACCGATCTGCAGCTGCTGGCGCAATGCACGCCGGCACCGGTCGGGCACCTGCGCATCAAGTCCGCGTTCGAGGCGCTGGCCGGACCGTCGGTCGGCTTCCCGATGGCCGAAGTGGTGGCCCGCGACGCGCGCTTCCTGGAGTACGCCTACGAACAGGGCGCAGCGATCGGCGGCGCCACCGGCGCCGGCGGCGAGGCGCCCAAGCTGCTGCTCAGCGAGGACGCCGACGGCCTGCTGCACCCGGACGCGACGCTGGACGATGCCCGGGCACGCCGGCACTGGTTCGTGAAGTTCCCGCGCGGCAGCGGCGGGCCGATCGACCAGGCGATCCTGCGCGCGGAATACTGCTATTACCGCGCCCTGGCGAAGCTGGGTATCACCGCGGTCGGCGGCGACGCGATGCGGCTGCAGGAAGCGGCTCGCCCCAGCCTGTGGCTGCCGCGCTTCGATCGTGCCATCACCGCCGGCGCCGTGCGGCGCACCGCGGTGGAATCGGTCTACGCGCTGGCCGGCGTGACCCGCCCCGGCAGCTACATGACCCATCCGCAGGCAGTCGCCGCGCTGGCTGCGGCCTGGACCGCCGCCGGCCAGGCCGGCGACGTGCCGGCGCTGCTGCGCGAGTATCTGCGCCGCGACCTGCTCAACCTGGTGCTGGGCAACAGCGACAACCACGGCCGCAACACCGCGGTGCTGCGCCACGCCGATCGGCTGGAGCTGGCTCCAGTCTACGACCTGGCGCCGATGGTGATGGACGAGGAAGGCATCTCGCGCACCACCAAGTGGCCTGCACCGGCGGAAGTCGCCGGCGACGTGGACTGGCGCGCCGCCTGCGCGACGCTGCGGCCGTGGGGCGACCCGCAGCGCCTGTACGACGGGCTGCGCGAAGATGCCGAAACGCTGCGCGCGCTGCCCGACCTACTGCGCGACCTCGGCCTGCCGCAGGCGGTGTTCGAGCACCCGCGCATCGCGCTGGGCGGACTGGACGCGCGCCTGCGCCGCTGGGAGCTGCTCGTATGA
- a CDS encoding DEAD/DEAH box helicase family protein gives MTDANQPLALATALTRRTEQLCIGLEQGIADIYELVTPETAELLRWWFGDDACQSRTFNFHPGQRQAILNVIVAHEVLDSPNLKDLYQQVCADALLEGTRLADVTQGKHGHPKYCLKMATGTGKTWVLQALLVWQLLNKTAALDEGRDDPRFTRRFLIVAPGLIVYERLLDAFLGKENEDKSRDFASSDIASYAELFTPPARRERIAQFVRGNVCQKQEIGLKATGNGMIAITNWHLLSEAEEEAEQEEAEWVDTPGMVADAARVAYAVLPLTPGRATGNSLDVLDRRWARGNVLSYLADLPDLMVFNDEAHHIHELKKEGETTEVEWQKSLSIIATGKGRRFVQMDFSATPYNDIGSGKKKAKLYFPHIVVDFDLKDAMRLGLVKSLVLDKRKELGVLPLEFKAERDEDGNVQLSEGQRVMLRAGLQKLRKLEADFARLDPDRHPKMLVVCEDTSVSPLVEEFLRNEGLHPEDVITVDSGKKKDLGEKDWAPLRQRLFNVDKHVQPRVIVNVLMLREGFDVNNICVIVPLRASQAPILVEQLIGRGLRLMWRDPEFVDIKRENRERINRGEEPGSMIDILSIVEHPAFQSYYDELMAEGLVGSTGDDDEDSSTGDLIAAELREDFEQYDFAIPFILREADENVEHLPIGVAALPPFSAMSRAKLAELLGKGDTFTSQDLQSSTLFGDYRVDGVAMNVSGYNELLSRLTRRVSQALNHPLPKGNKISPHLDRPYLQMNTAAFATALDDYIRERLFNESFEPFEDEGWRLLLLQPVIDHIVKIFGLALVRAEEHTVSGNTEVRHRRLSEVTRLMVRESASLEVTKCIYTRLPYPTRSGGLERAFIEWAQTDAGVEAFCKISENRHDFARLRYVKDDGMPAFYIPDFLVRTADAIYLVETKAQEQVGHPNVQRKLKAATTWCERINALDAELRGGRAWHYALVGESLFHDWRDKGARLGELLAFSRARAVPTAQSQGGLAL, from the coding sequence ATGACTGATGCCAACCAGCCACTGGCACTGGCCACCGCCCTCACCCGCCGCACCGAACAGCTCTGCATCGGCCTGGAACAGGGCATCGCCGACATCTACGAGCTGGTGACGCCGGAGACCGCCGAGTTGCTGCGCTGGTGGTTCGGCGACGACGCCTGCCAGTCGCGCACGTTCAATTTCCATCCCGGCCAGCGCCAGGCGATCCTCAACGTGATCGTGGCGCACGAGGTGCTGGACAGCCCGAACCTGAAGGATCTGTACCAGCAGGTGTGCGCCGATGCGCTGCTGGAAGGCACTCGCCTCGCCGATGTGACGCAAGGCAAGCACGGCCACCCGAAGTACTGCCTGAAGATGGCCACCGGCACCGGCAAGACCTGGGTGCTGCAGGCGCTGCTGGTGTGGCAGTTGTTGAACAAGACCGCGGCGCTGGACGAAGGGCGCGACGATCCGCGCTTCACCCGCCGCTTCCTGATCGTGGCGCCGGGGCTGATCGTGTATGAGCGGCTGCTCGATGCGTTCCTCGGCAAGGAGAACGAGGACAAGAGCCGCGACTTCGCCAGTTCCGACATCGCCAGCTACGCCGAGTTGTTCACCCCGCCCGCGCGGCGCGAACGGATCGCGCAGTTCGTGCGCGGCAATGTCTGCCAGAAGCAGGAGATCGGCCTGAAGGCCACCGGCAACGGCATGATCGCGATCACCAACTGGCACCTGCTCAGCGAAGCCGAGGAGGAGGCGGAGCAGGAAGAAGCCGAATGGGTCGACACGCCCGGCATGGTCGCCGACGCGGCCCGCGTGGCTTATGCCGTGCTGCCGCTGACCCCGGGGCGCGCCACCGGCAACAGCCTCGACGTGCTGGACCGGCGCTGGGCGCGCGGCAACGTGCTCTCCTATCTCGCCGACCTGCCCGACCTGATGGTGTTCAACGACGAGGCGCACCACATCCATGAGTTGAAGAAGGAAGGCGAGACCACCGAGGTCGAGTGGCAGAAGAGCCTGTCGATCATCGCCACGGGCAAGGGTCGCCGCTTCGTGCAGATGGATTTTTCCGCCACGCCGTACAACGACATCGGCAGCGGCAAGAAGAAGGCCAAGCTGTACTTCCCGCACATCGTGGTGGACTTCGACCTGAAGGACGCGATGCGGCTGGGCCTGGTGAAGTCGCTGGTGCTGGACAAGCGCAAGGAGCTGGGCGTGCTGCCGCTGGAGTTCAAGGCCGAGCGCGACGAGGATGGCAACGTGCAGCTTTCCGAAGGCCAACGCGTGATGCTGCGCGCCGGCCTGCAGAAGCTGCGCAAGCTGGAGGCGGATTTCGCCCGGCTCGACCCCGACCGCCACCCGAAGATGCTGGTGGTATGCGAGGACACGTCGGTATCTCCGCTGGTCGAAGAGTTCCTGCGCAACGAAGGACTGCACCCGGAAGATGTGATCACCGTAGACTCAGGGAAAAAGAAAGACCTTGGTGAAAAAGACTGGGCACCGCTGCGTCAACGCCTGTTCAACGTGGACAAGCACGTGCAGCCGCGGGTGATCGTCAATGTGCTGATGCTGCGCGAAGGCTTCGACGTCAACAATATCTGCGTGATCGTGCCGCTACGTGCAAGCCAGGCACCCATTCTGGTCGAGCAGTTGATAGGCCGTGGCCTGCGACTCATGTGGCGCGACCCGGAGTTTGTCGACATCAAGCGCGAAAACCGCGAGCGGATCAACCGTGGCGAAGAACCCGGCTCCATGATCGACATCCTCTCGATCGTCGAGCACCCGGCATTTCAGAGCTATTACGACGAACTGATGGCCGAAGGCCTGGTAGGCTCGACCGGTGATGACGACGAGGACAGCAGCACCGGCGACCTGATCGCCGCCGAACTGCGCGAGGATTTCGAGCAGTACGACTTCGCGATCCCGTTCATCCTGCGCGAAGCGGACGAGAACGTCGAACACCTGCCGATCGGCGTCGCCGCGTTGCCGCCGTTCAGCGCGATGAGCCGCGCGAAGCTGGCCGAACTTCTGGGCAAGGGCGACACCTTCACCTCGCAGGACCTGCAGAGCAGCACGCTGTTTGGCGATTACCGCGTCGACGGCGTGGCGATGAACGTCAGCGGCTACAACGAGCTGCTGTCGCGGCTGACCCGGCGCGTGAGCCAGGCGCTGAATCACCCGTTGCCGAAGGGCAACAAGATCTCGCCGCACCTGGATCGCCCCTACCTGCAGATGAACACCGCCGCGTTCGCCACCGCGCTGGACGACTACATCCGCGAGCGGCTGTTCAACGAAAGCTTCGAGCCATTTGAAGATGAAGGCTGGCGGCTGTTGCTGCTGCAGCCGGTGATCGACCACATCGTGAAGATCTTCGGGCTGGCGTTGGTGCGTGCCGAGGAACACACCGTCAGCGGCAACACCGAGGTGCGCCATCGCCGCCTGTCCGAGGTGACCAGGCTGATGGTGCGCGAAAGCGCCTCGCTGGAAGTGACCAAGTGCATCTATACGCGCCTGCCCTACCCGACCCGCAGCGGCGGACTGGAGCGTGCGTTCATCGAGTGGGCGCAAACCGATGCCGGCGTCGAGGCGTTCTGCAAGATCAGCGAGAACCGCCACGACTTCGCGCGCCTGCGCTACGTGAAGGACGACGGCATGCCCGCGTTCTACATCCCGGACTTCCTGGTGCGCACGGCCGACGCCATCTACCTGGTCGAGACCAAGGCGCAGGAGCAGGTCGGCCACCCGAACGTGCAGCGCAAGCTGAAGGCGGCGACCACCTGGTGCGAGCGGATCAATGCGCTGGATGCGGAGCTGCGTGGCGGACGGGCCTGGCATTACGCGCTGGTCGGCGAGTCGCTGTTTCACGACTGGCGTGACAAAGGTGCGCGGCTGGGCGAACTGCTGGCGTTCTCGCGCGCTCGCGCGGTGCCCACGGCGCAGTCGCAGGGCGGCCTGGCCCTCTGA
- a CDS encoding DNA methyltransferase: protein MPKSLLEQLPEIVARGRQQAEKILESLEGRHRVSLQTREWVLPSKDTRDSDWITAANRQAHLGDEGTADWTNRLIYGDNLLTMAALLAGDEHTPSLRGKVDLIYIDPPFDSKADYRTKVSLPGVELEQKPTVIEQFAYSDTWSDGTASYLAMITPRLILMRELLSDSGSIYVHLDWHVGHYVKTVLDDIFGRQRLRNEVIWYYSTLGRPTDRFAQKHDAIYCYGKADEAFFDESNAKIPYSAEYISSHFRDVDEQGKQCRKRFDAGKWRTYYPDEGMIPNDVWEIPYENSMSKDRVGYATQKPTALLERILKSSSPNDGLVADFFGGSGTTAAVAEKLGRRWITTDLGKPACMIMRKRLIDQGAKPFLYQAIGDYQVEAAKSSLGRSFRVGDLSGIVLSLYGALPLQPEDNPLRNLGAVVYGGKKTLVLVDSPNKLTGDATLRKAIAQREHLLGGWDRVVVLGWNFEPSIGQSITALNDPRLEVLVIPPDLLDRLRKKGGIEKLRGQVRFSSLQYLTIKPVRRQRSGDEEQLQVTLDNYVLLSPEAINLDEDNRKKLLKVANTEPLALIEYWAVDPDYDGSVFRSVWQDYRGNTANDDDPLRVVTEAHFNVPRKAGERRVCVRVVDVFGFEAEVVQVVAGTRP from the coding sequence GTGCCCAAGTCATTGCTGGAACAGCTCCCCGAGATCGTCGCCCGCGGACGGCAGCAGGCCGAGAAGATCCTGGAGAGCCTGGAAGGACGCCACCGGGTCAGCCTGCAGACGCGCGAGTGGGTGCTGCCGTCGAAGGACACGCGCGACAGCGACTGGATCACTGCGGCGAACCGGCAGGCGCACCTGGGCGACGAAGGCACTGCCGACTGGACCAACCGCCTGATCTACGGCGACAACCTGCTGACGATGGCCGCTCTGCTGGCCGGCGACGAACACACGCCCAGCCTGCGCGGCAAGGTCGACCTGATCTACATCGATCCGCCGTTCGACTCCAAGGCCGACTACCGCACCAAGGTTTCCCTGCCAGGCGTGGAGCTGGAACAGAAGCCGACGGTGATCGAGCAGTTCGCGTATTCCGATACGTGGTCGGACGGCACGGCGTCGTATCTGGCGATGATCACGCCGCGGTTGATCCTGATGCGGGAACTATTGAGCGATAGCGGGTCGATTTACGTGCATCTGGATTGGCATGTGGGACATTACGTAAAAACTGTTCTCGACGACATCTTCGGCCGACAGAGATTGCGTAATGAGGTCATCTGGTACTACTCGACACTTGGCCGACCCACTGATCGATTTGCTCAGAAACACGATGCCATCTATTGCTACGGAAAGGCAGACGAGGCCTTTTTCGATGAAAGCAATGCAAAGATCCCTTACTCGGCAGAATACATTTCTTCCCATTTTCGTGACGTGGACGAGCAAGGAAAACAATGCCGAAAGCGATTTGATGCTGGGAAATGGCGAACCTACTACCCTGACGAGGGCATGATCCCAAACGATGTTTGGGAGATACCATACGAGAACTCGATGTCGAAGGATCGCGTCGGGTATGCAACGCAGAAGCCTACGGCACTACTCGAACGAATCCTAAAATCAAGCTCCCCAAACGACGGTCTCGTCGCCGACTTCTTCGGCGGCTCCGGCACCACCGCCGCCGTCGCCGAAAAACTCGGCCGCCGCTGGATCACCACCGACCTCGGCAAGCCCGCCTGCATGATCATGCGCAAACGGCTGATCGACCAGGGAGCGAAGCCGTTCCTGTACCAGGCGATCGGCGACTACCAGGTCGAGGCGGCGAAGAGTTCGCTGGGGCGCAGCTTCCGCGTGGGTGACCTGTCGGGGATCGTGCTGTCGCTGTACGGCGCATTGCCGCTGCAGCCGGAGGACAACCCGCTGCGCAATCTCGGCGCAGTGGTGTACGGCGGCAAGAAGACACTGGTGCTGGTGGATTCGCCGAACAAGCTCACCGGCGACGCCACCTTGCGCAAGGCGATCGCCCAGCGCGAGCACCTGCTCGGCGGCTGGGACCGGGTGGTGGTGCTGGGCTGGAATTTCGAACCGTCGATCGGGCAGAGCATCACCGCGCTGAACGACCCGCGGCTGGAAGTGCTGGTGATCCCGCCCGACCTGCTCGACCGCCTGCGCAAGAAGGGCGGCATCGAGAAGCTGCGCGGCCAGGTGCGTTTTTCCAGCCTGCAGTACCTCACGATCAAGCCGGTGCGCCGCCAGCGCAGCGGCGACGAGGAGCAGTTGCAGGTCACGCTGGACAACTACGTGCTGCTCTCGCCCGAGGCGATCAACCTGGACGAGGACAATCGCAAGAAGCTGCTCAAGGTGGCCAACACCGAACCGCTGGCGCTGATCGAGTACTGGGCCGTGGACCCGGACTACGACGGATCGGTGTTCCGCTCGGTATGGCAGGACTACCGCGGCAATACCGCCAACGACGACGACCCGCTGCGCGTGGTGACCGAAGCCCATTTCAATGTGCCGCGCAAGGCCGGCGAGCGGCGCGTCTGCGTGCGGGTGGTCGACGTGTTCGGCTTCGAAGCGGAAGTTGTACAGGTGGTGGCGGGGACCAGGCCATGA
- a CDS encoding homoserine dehydrogenase, translating to MSAVLAERAAAARSEASSAIAIVLLGTGVVGGALLKLLNTSAAGSLRLVGAANSRRQQTDPVSLAQRNLREQLNQHGAPRDNASLLAALDDSAAAVKVIIDATASTALASRHAEWLARGYHVVTANKALAGGELSGWRALQAALAGGGRYGDSATVGAGLPVLSTLRRLRTCGDGLLTLEGVFSGSLSWLFNQYDGSRPFSELLREARQFGYTEPDPRSDLSGEDVARKLLIIARNAGFALGTDEVQVDGLVPEALRGLSTEAFLARLEELDAPLAARHAQASSRGCVLRFLARLNQRGHARVGLVEVPLTHPAARLYGTDNQFALTTTRYHAQPLVIQGPGAGPEVTAQALLGDVLALA from the coding sequence ATGAGCGCGGTGCTGGCCGAGCGCGCGGCGGCCGCAAGGAGCGAAGCATCTTCCGCCATCGCGATCGTGCTGCTCGGCACCGGCGTGGTCGGCGGCGCGCTGCTGAAGCTGCTCAACACCTCCGCCGCGGGTTCGCTGCGGCTGGTCGGCGCGGCGAACTCGCGCCGCCAGCAGACCGATCCGGTCAGCCTGGCCCAGCGCAACCTGCGCGAGCAGCTGAACCAGCACGGCGCCCCGCGCGACAACGCCAGCCTGCTCGCGGCGCTGGACGACAGCGCCGCGGCGGTGAAGGTGATCATCGACGCTACCGCCAGCACGGCGCTGGCATCGCGCCACGCCGAGTGGCTGGCGCGCGGCTACCATGTGGTCACCGCGAACAAGGCGCTGGCCGGCGGCGAACTGTCCGGCTGGCGTGCGTTGCAGGCCGCGCTGGCCGGCGGCGGACGCTACGGCGATTCGGCCACGGTGGGCGCCGGCCTGCCGGTGCTGTCCACCTTGCGTCGGCTGCGCACCTGCGGCGACGGCCTGCTCACGCTCGAAGGCGTGTTCTCCGGTTCGCTATCGTGGCTGTTCAACCAGTACGACGGCAGCCGGCCGTTCTCCGAGCTGCTGCGCGAGGCGCGCCAGTTCGGCTACACCGAACCCGACCCGCGCTCGGACCTGTCCGGCGAAGACGTGGCGCGCAAGCTGCTGATCATCGCCCGCAACGCCGGCTTCGCGCTGGGCACCGACGAGGTGCAGGTGGACGGCCTGGTGCCCGAGGCGCTGCGCGGGCTGAGCACCGAAGCGTTCCTGGCGCGGCTGGAGGAACTCGACGCGCCGCTGGCCGCACGCCACGCGCAGGCCAGCTCGCGTGGCTGCGTGCTGCGTTTCCTGGCGCGGCTCAACCAGCGTGGCCACGCCCGCGTCGGCCTGGTCGAAGTGCCGCTCACCCATCCCGCCGCACGGCTGTACGGCACCGACAACCAGTTCGCGCTCACCACCACCCGTTACCACGCCCAGCCGCTGGTGATCCAGGGGCCGGGCGCGGGGCCGGAGGTGACCGCGCAGGCGCTGCTGGGCGACGTGCTGGCGCTGGCCTGA
- a CDS encoding YceI family protein has translation MSPKTRTLGHALGLLAWLSLSTASAAEVKYRLDPDHTYPSFEADHLGGLSVWRGKFNHSSGTVTLDKAGGSGTVNVVVDMKSADFGQDQLNEKAQGEELFDTAKYPRAIYKGQLAGFVDGKPTRAIGTLTLHGVTRPLELKIDSFKCMPHPMLKREVCGADALATFQRDAFGMDAGKPYGFSMAVTLRIQVEAIAEAETAQR, from the coding sequence ATGTCGCCCAAGACCCGCACTCTCGGCCATGCACTCGGCCTGCTCGCCTGGTTGTCGCTGAGCACGGCCAGTGCCGCCGAAGTGAAATACCGGCTGGACCCGGACCACACCTACCCCAGCTTCGAGGCCGACCATCTCGGCGGGCTGTCGGTATGGCGCGGCAAGTTCAACCACAGCAGCGGCACGGTGACGCTGGACAAGGCTGGCGGCAGCGGCACGGTGAATGTCGTCGTGGACATGAAGAGCGCGGACTTCGGCCAGGACCAGCTCAATGAAAAGGCGCAGGGCGAGGAGCTGTTCGACACGGCGAAATATCCGCGGGCCATATACAAGGGTCAGCTCGCCGGCTTTGTCGACGGCAAGCCGACCCGCGCGATCGGCACGCTTACCCTGCATGGCGTGACCCGCCCGCTGGAGCTGAAGATCGACAGCTTCAAGTGCATGCCGCATCCGATGCTGAAACGCGAAGTGTGCGGCGCCGACGCGCTGGCCACGTTCCAGCGCGACGCGTTCGGCATGGACGCCGGCAAACCCTACGGCTTCAGCATGGCGGTGACGCTGCGCATCCAGGTCGAGGCGATCGCCGAGGCGGAGACCGCACAACGCTGA